The following proteins are co-located in the Festucalex cinctus isolate MCC-2025b chromosome 15, RoL_Fcin_1.0, whole genome shotgun sequence genome:
- the LOC144002006 gene encoding AP2-associated protein kinase 1-like isoform X1, with protein sequence MRKFFDSRRELVSSGPGSGGGGSSSGSSHAGGNFIGRAFSVGRHQVTVEEIIAEGGFAIVFLVKTNQGVRCALKRMYVNNEYDLQVCKCEIQIMKDLVGHKNIVGYLDSSITAMGSRDVWEVFILMDYCKGGQVVNLMNQRLQTGFTEAEVLQIFCDTCDAVSRLHQRKTPIVHRDLKVENILLHDKGHYVLCDFGSATNKSLSPQTEGVAAVEEEIKKYTTLSYRAPEMVNLYNNKIITTKADIWALGCLLYKLCFFTLPFGESQVAICDGSFTIPDNSRYSYDLHCLIRYMLEPDPDKRPDIYQVSHFAFKLAQRTCPVQNVKNSSIPSKLPEPIKASEAAAAKKSQTKPRLTDPIPTTETSITPRQRPKAAHTQTAAGILPIQPAALTPRKRANLPGGAAQPVGVSLDLSQPAAALQSQKAQGALPLIQSQNNSSPAAVAQKQPAPAAEVTTAAAIVAPVSKADIQPQAQAQPSAAQQTAPPPPAAGTTSQQAAPSPSSPAAPQRPARRKPPVQAQTPAAQPPPNKSVAGQPADGQLQQTNQPPVIQAQSAITEVREKAAETTPPASPKTTEVQSHKRVPSDVTVSTTNGGNEDSSQAAEENIIQPQVGSIKPHGDLVQDQNKVPASSVDTTAPPTWNPFDDNDSFSGFTAEEVKPKDAKPSDPPSECETPCGELIPGLQTLDGENAEQNSQAERPSTIVDTDSGAPLLIVPDPFHTLELSNAPEKLIEGLKSPDVSSLMLPDLLSLSDPFGGSVADSAKDHITADASLLGCSLISGPSAPQAAASSAASSVSSASATSALDEFGLLSGDSAQPKTSDSSLLISDFEPQQSSAEAATEDEFDPIPVTGRKNSQDQQGALSSNTQECGTLACVQVVKETQQKTAECATPSSEWSGSVSAKPASSQDGPPGSPPTPDIFLLAPFKTKTPASGASVSPEPPESSPDVFLQAPFGKRREHTRAGRQHLPARPAPLPQQPVAVHRVVSRVGRQAAVGSVAVGPLHSWTIGGRSLDDPFSAAPFRPKCSQHRP encoded by the exons GCGGCTTTGCAATCGTGTTCCTTGTGAAAACAAACCAGGGCGTGCGCTGCGCCCTGAAGAGGATGTACGTCAACAATGAGTACGACCTGCAGGTGTGCAAGTGCGAGATTCAAATAATG AAAGACCTCGTGGGCCACAAGAATATTGTGGGTTATCTGGACTCCAGCATCACAGCCATGGGGTCAAGGGACGTGTGGGAGGTGTTTATACTGATGGACTACTGCAAGG GTGGCCAGGTTGTTAATTTGATGAATCAAAGGCTGCAGACGGGCTTCACAGAGGCGGAGGTGCTTCAGATCTTCTGCGACACCTGTGACGCCGTGTCCAGACTGCACCAGCGCAAGACACCTATCGTCCACAGAGACCTCAAG GTTGAGAACATCCTCCTGCACGACAAAGGTCATTACGTGCTCTGTGACTTCGGCAGCGCCACCAACAAGTCCCTGAGTCCACAGACCGAAGGTGTGGCAGCTGTAGAGGAAGAGATTAAAAA GTACACCACTTTGTCATATCGTGCACCTGAGATGGTGAATCTCTACAACAACAAGATCATCACCACCAAAGCAGATATCTGG GCGCTGGGCTGTTTGCTCTACAAGTTGTGCTTCTTCACTCTGCCCTTTGGTGAAAGCCAGGTGGCCATTTGCGATGGCAGTTTCACCATTCCAGACAACTCCCGCTACTCTTATGATCTCCACTGCCTCATTC GCTACATGCTGGAGCCTGACCCAGACAAAAGGCCAGATATCTACCAGGTGTCCCACTTTGCCTTTAAACTGGCACAGCGGACTTGTCCCGTTCAGAATGTGAAG AATTCTTCAATTCCTTCCAAACTTCCTGAGCCAATCAAAGCGAGCGAAGCTGCTGCAGCCAAGAAGAGTCAGACCAAGCCCAG ACTGACAGACCCGATCCCAACCACCGAAACTTCCATCACCCCTCGCCAGAGGCCCAAAGCGGCTCATACTCAGACCGCTGCCGGCATCCTTCCCATTCAGCCCGCTGCCCTTACCCCTCGCAAGCGGGCTAATCTCCCCGGTGGGGCAGCTCAGCCTGTTG GAGTAAGCTTGGACCTCTCGCAGCCAGCTGCGGCCCTGCAGTCACAGAAGGCACAGGGTGCTTTGCCTCTCATCCAGTCACAAAACAACTCCAGTCCGGCTGCAGTAGCACAGAAGCAG CCAGCTCCAGCTGCAGAAGTTACAACCGCCGCTGCCATAGTGGCACCTGTTTCCAAGGCAGATATCCAACCGCAAGCCCAAGCACAGCCGTCCGCAGCCCAGCAAACGGCGCCGCCTCCGCCCGCGGCCGGCACCACTTCACAGCAGGCGGCGCCATCCCCGTCCAGCCCGGCCGCGCCTCAGCGTCCCGCCCGACGCAAGCCGCCCGTCCAGGCTCAGACGCCTGCAGCTCAGCCGCCGCCTAACAAATCAGTCGCCGGTCAACCAGCGGACGGGCAGCTGCAGCAAACGAATCAGCCGCCGGTCATCCAGGCTCAGTCGGCCATCACGGAAGTCAGGGAAAAAGCAGCTGAGACG ACTCCTCCTGCTTCCCCAAAGACAACGGAGGTGCAAAGCCACAAACGTGTCCCCAGTGACGTCACAGTGAGCACCACCAACGGAGGCAATGAAGACTCCTCACAGGCGGCAGAGGAAAACATCATCCA ACCTCAAGTTGGCTCTATCAAGCCTCATGGCGATCTCGTCCAGGACCAAAACAAAGTCCCCGCCTCCAGCGTCGACACCACTGCGCCGCCCACATGGAACCCGTTCGACGACAATGACAGCTTCTCCGGCTTCACCGCCGAGGAAGTCAAACCTAAGGATGCAAAGCCTTCCG ACCCGCCCTCAGAGTGTGAAACGCCATGTGGAGAGCTGATACCAGGCTTGCAGACCTTAGATGGGGAAAATGCGGAGCAAAACTCGCAAG CTGAACGACCGTCAACCATCGTTGACACTGATTCAGGAGCGCCACTGTTGATCGTCCCAGATCCATTCCATACCCTTGAACTGTCCAATGCACCTG AGAAGCTTATTGAAGGACTCAAATCTCCAGACGTATCCTCACTCATGCTTCCCGACCTGCTGTCCTTGTCTGATCCTTTTGGTGGTTCTGTGGCGGACTCTGCGAAAG AtcacatcactgcagacgcctCTCTGCTGGGCTGTTCTCTAATCTCCGGTCCGTCCGCACCTCAGGCGGCCGCAAGCAGCGCCGCCTCCTCGGTGTCGTCCGCCTCCGCTACGTCTGCTTTGGACGAGTTTGGTCTGCTGTCTGGAGACTCTGCACAGCCCAAAACATCAG ATTCGTCCCTCCTCATCTCAGATTTTGAACCCCAGCAAAGCAGCGCTGAGGCGGCCACAGAGGACGAGTTTGATCCCATCCCCGTGACCGGACGAAAGAACTCCCAAG accagcagggggcgctgtccAGCAACACGCAGGAATGTGGGACGCTGGCGTGTGTGCAGGTTGTCAAGGAGACGCAGCAGAAAACCGCCGAATGTGCGACTCCCTCATCCGAGTGGAGCGGCAGCGTGTCAGCAAAACCCGCCTCCTCGCAAGATGGCCCCCCTGGCAGCCCCCCCACACCCGACATCTTCCTGCTGGCTCCTTTCAAAACCAAAACACCGGCGAGCGGCGCCTCCGTCTCCCCCGAACCACCCGAGTCGTCGCCCGACGTTTTCCTCCAGGCGCCGTTTGGCAAGAGGAGGGAGCACACGCGGGCCGGCCGTCAGCACCTCCCGGCCCGGCCCGCGCCGCTGCCCCAGCAGCCGGTGGCCGTGCACCGCGTGGTGTCCCGGGTGGGCCGGCAGGCCGCCGTGGGCTCGGTGGCCGTGGGGCCGCTCCACTCTTGGACCATCGGGGGGCGGAGTCTGGACGACCCCTTTAGTGCGGCGCCGTTTCGACCAAAGTGCTCCCAACACAGACCTTGA
- the LOC144002006 gene encoding AP2-associated protein kinase 1-like isoform X2: MRKFFDSRRELVSSGPGSGGGGSSSGSSHAGGNFIGRAFSVGRHQVTVEEIIAEGGFAIVFLVKTNQGVRCALKRMYVNNEYDLQVCKCEIQIMKDLVGHKNIVGYLDSSITAMGSRDVWEVFILMDYCKGGQVVNLMNQRLQTGFTEAEVLQIFCDTCDAVSRLHQRKTPIVHRDLKVENILLHDKGHYVLCDFGSATNKSLSPQTEGVAAVEEEIKKYTTLSYRAPEMVNLYNNKIITTKADIWALGCLLYKLCFFTLPFGESQVAICDGSFTIPDNSRYSYDLHCLIRYMLEPDPDKRPDIYQVSHFAFKLAQRTCPVQNVKNSSIPSKLPEPIKASEAAAAKKSQTKPRLTDPIPTTETSITPRQRPKAAHTQTAAGILPIQPAALTPRKRANLPGGAAQPVGVSLDLSQPAAALQSQKAQGALPLIQSQNNSSPAAVAQKQPAPAAEVTTAAAIVAPVSKADIQPQAQAQPSAAQQTAPPPPAAGTTSQQAAPSPSSPAAPQRPARRKPPVQAQTPAAQPPPNKSVAGQPADGQLQQTNQPPVIQAQSAITEVREKAAETTPPASPKTTEVQSHKRVPSDVTVSTTNGGNEDSSQAAEENIIQPQVGSIKPHGDLVQDQNKVPASSVDTTAPPTWNPFDDNDSFSGFTAEEVKPKDAKPSDPPSECETPCGELIPGLQTLDGENAEQNSQAERPSTIVDTDSGAPLLIVPDPFHTLELSNAPEKLIEGLKSPDVSSLMLPDLLSLSDPFGGSVADSAKDHITADASLLGCSLISGPSAPQAAASSAASSVSSASATSALDEFGLLSGDSAQPKTSDSSLLISDFEPQQSSAEAATEDEFDPIPVTGRKNSQVSGGHSRSNSGGSESSLPSLARSLLLVDQLIDL, translated from the exons GCGGCTTTGCAATCGTGTTCCTTGTGAAAACAAACCAGGGCGTGCGCTGCGCCCTGAAGAGGATGTACGTCAACAATGAGTACGACCTGCAGGTGTGCAAGTGCGAGATTCAAATAATG AAAGACCTCGTGGGCCACAAGAATATTGTGGGTTATCTGGACTCCAGCATCACAGCCATGGGGTCAAGGGACGTGTGGGAGGTGTTTATACTGATGGACTACTGCAAGG GTGGCCAGGTTGTTAATTTGATGAATCAAAGGCTGCAGACGGGCTTCACAGAGGCGGAGGTGCTTCAGATCTTCTGCGACACCTGTGACGCCGTGTCCAGACTGCACCAGCGCAAGACACCTATCGTCCACAGAGACCTCAAG GTTGAGAACATCCTCCTGCACGACAAAGGTCATTACGTGCTCTGTGACTTCGGCAGCGCCACCAACAAGTCCCTGAGTCCACAGACCGAAGGTGTGGCAGCTGTAGAGGAAGAGATTAAAAA GTACACCACTTTGTCATATCGTGCACCTGAGATGGTGAATCTCTACAACAACAAGATCATCACCACCAAAGCAGATATCTGG GCGCTGGGCTGTTTGCTCTACAAGTTGTGCTTCTTCACTCTGCCCTTTGGTGAAAGCCAGGTGGCCATTTGCGATGGCAGTTTCACCATTCCAGACAACTCCCGCTACTCTTATGATCTCCACTGCCTCATTC GCTACATGCTGGAGCCTGACCCAGACAAAAGGCCAGATATCTACCAGGTGTCCCACTTTGCCTTTAAACTGGCACAGCGGACTTGTCCCGTTCAGAATGTGAAG AATTCTTCAATTCCTTCCAAACTTCCTGAGCCAATCAAAGCGAGCGAAGCTGCTGCAGCCAAGAAGAGTCAGACCAAGCCCAG ACTGACAGACCCGATCCCAACCACCGAAACTTCCATCACCCCTCGCCAGAGGCCCAAAGCGGCTCATACTCAGACCGCTGCCGGCATCCTTCCCATTCAGCCCGCTGCCCTTACCCCTCGCAAGCGGGCTAATCTCCCCGGTGGGGCAGCTCAGCCTGTTG GAGTAAGCTTGGACCTCTCGCAGCCAGCTGCGGCCCTGCAGTCACAGAAGGCACAGGGTGCTTTGCCTCTCATCCAGTCACAAAACAACTCCAGTCCGGCTGCAGTAGCACAGAAGCAG CCAGCTCCAGCTGCAGAAGTTACAACCGCCGCTGCCATAGTGGCACCTGTTTCCAAGGCAGATATCCAACCGCAAGCCCAAGCACAGCCGTCCGCAGCCCAGCAAACGGCGCCGCCTCCGCCCGCGGCCGGCACCACTTCACAGCAGGCGGCGCCATCCCCGTCCAGCCCGGCCGCGCCTCAGCGTCCCGCCCGACGCAAGCCGCCCGTCCAGGCTCAGACGCCTGCAGCTCAGCCGCCGCCTAACAAATCAGTCGCCGGTCAACCAGCGGACGGGCAGCTGCAGCAAACGAATCAGCCGCCGGTCATCCAGGCTCAGTCGGCCATCACGGAAGTCAGGGAAAAAGCAGCTGAGACG ACTCCTCCTGCTTCCCCAAAGACAACGGAGGTGCAAAGCCACAAACGTGTCCCCAGTGACGTCACAGTGAGCACCACCAACGGAGGCAATGAAGACTCCTCACAGGCGGCAGAGGAAAACATCATCCA ACCTCAAGTTGGCTCTATCAAGCCTCATGGCGATCTCGTCCAGGACCAAAACAAAGTCCCCGCCTCCAGCGTCGACACCACTGCGCCGCCCACATGGAACCCGTTCGACGACAATGACAGCTTCTCCGGCTTCACCGCCGAGGAAGTCAAACCTAAGGATGCAAAGCCTTCCG ACCCGCCCTCAGAGTGTGAAACGCCATGTGGAGAGCTGATACCAGGCTTGCAGACCTTAGATGGGGAAAATGCGGAGCAAAACTCGCAAG CTGAACGACCGTCAACCATCGTTGACACTGATTCAGGAGCGCCACTGTTGATCGTCCCAGATCCATTCCATACCCTTGAACTGTCCAATGCACCTG AGAAGCTTATTGAAGGACTCAAATCTCCAGACGTATCCTCACTCATGCTTCCCGACCTGCTGTCCTTGTCTGATCCTTTTGGTGGTTCTGTGGCGGACTCTGCGAAAG AtcacatcactgcagacgcctCTCTGCTGGGCTGTTCTCTAATCTCCGGTCCGTCCGCACCTCAGGCGGCCGCAAGCAGCGCCGCCTCCTCGGTGTCGTCCGCCTCCGCTACGTCTGCTTTGGACGAGTTTGGTCTGCTGTCTGGAGACTCTGCACAGCCCAAAACATCAG ATTCGTCCCTCCTCATCTCAGATTTTGAACCCCAGCAAAGCAGCGCTGAGGCGGCCACAGAGGACGAGTTTGATCCCATCCCCGTGACCGGACGAAAGAACTCCCAAG TTTCAGGAGGCCACTCGCGCAGTAACAGTGGCGGCTCTGAATCCAGTCTCCCCAGCTTGGCCCGCTCCCTTCTGCTGGTGGACCAGCTCATCGACTTGTAG